The Sphingobium baderi genomic sequence AGGCGGCGTGGCGCGCAGCGACGGGAACCCGCCCGGCAGATGCCAGTACGCAAGATGGATCAACCACGAAGTGGCCCGGCCCGCCTTGGCTTTACGCAAAGCCCACCAGCCCAGGAAGGCAAAGCCAATCCCGATGACGATGTGTTGGGACAGGATTCCCCAGATAAACGGGAGAACCATCGCGAGGAACTCATCAAGCGTCCAGAAGCCGATCAACTCGGGATCATCGAGATGAGAGGGGATCACATACTTGTCGGCTGCCATGCCACGCCACCTTCCAAAAGGTGCCGGCGAAGCTGCTACTTCGCCGGCAGTCGGGTCAGATCGTGGCGGTGACGGTCGAGGTGACGATCGGGATGCCGGTGCCGGCGCCGACGCCGACGCCGACCGGGATCGCGACCTGGCCGAGGCTGAAACGGCCCGAAGCAAGACCGACGATACCGCCCGCAAGCGAGAGCACCGTGATGATCTTGCCGCCCGAACCTTCGAGGAAGCCGGTGAACTGAGTCAGCGCGGTGTCGAAGGTGGTGTCGGCGCCGGCGAATGCCGGGCCGGCGAAAGCAACGGCAGCAGCGGCGAGGCCGATGACTGCAGCTGCGGTGGCTTCACGGCTCACGCCGCGGTTGAGCAGGGTCTTCATATAAGAGTCTCCTTCAATCGAGCGCATTTCAGCGCGCCCAAGAGAAGGCTGGCGAACACCTCACCGCACCGACAAGCCGGAAAAGCAGGAACATGCTTGGGGACTGGACGTTCTTTTCCGACAAGGCCGAAATGACCCTCCGAATCGCCCCCCTGGTCC encodes the following:
- the traL gene encoding type IV conjugative transfer system protein TraL, coding for MAADKYVIPSHLDDPELIGFWTLDEFLAMVLPFIWGILSQHIVIGIGFAFLGWWALRKAKAGRATSWLIHLAYWHLPGGFPSLRATPPSYLRLMVG